The genome window ccagtttgaaaaagacagatgcacccctatgtttattgcagcactgtttacaatagccaagaaatggaagcaacctaagtgtccatcagtagatgaatggataaagaagatgtggtacatatacacaatggaatattattcagccataagaagaaaacaaatcctaccatttgcaacaatatggatggagctagagggtattatgctcagtgaaataagccaggcagggaaagacaagtaccaaatgatttcactcatctgtggattataacaacaaagcaaaaactgaaggaacaaaacaacagcagaggacagaacccaagaatggactaacagttacccaagggaaagggactgaggagggtgggtgggaagggaaggataaggggattaaaggtcattatgattagcacacataatatagggggggcatgAGGAAGGAAGCATAGcccaaagacaagtagtgactctatagcatcttatatgctgatggatagtgactataatggggtatgtgttggggacttgaaaatagggGGGAATGTCTaactgcaatgttgctcatgtgaaatctgagcataggattgtatatcaatgataccttaatacaaaaaacaaaaactaaaaactgtGATTACAAACCAAATTTTGTAAATACATCTTTATAATCAATCCTATGTCTTCAGAAAGTCTGAAAACCAATAATGAAATAATAGTTGTGACTATCAAaatggttttttcttttctttccattttttccttctttttccatctTCACCCATTTGCTCACATCCTACCCCTAAAGTGGTTTGTATGAAAAATAACAACCTATTTTACCTACAATGTAAAATTGGACATGATCATAGCTCACTAGAAAGACTTCACAAGGTTTAATTATTTACTGCCTAAGTATGGTATTAGAAATTGAAGGTGCCAAGTCTGAAATGTCAGTCCAGTCCCACATATTTTAAGTTTGCAATCAATACCTGCAGAACAGGGTTATACTAGCCTTGCCCTGAGGTGCTCCTAATTCATTCATAGTAGAATCCATTATTTAGCATTAGTTATCATATGATTTATGCAATATCACAAGCACACTCAGACTCATAAGAATTGTAGCCAAAACCACTTTATTGTTATCAAGATTACTGTACCTTGGAAAGGAATAATTTCACTTGCAATtaccaaacagaacaaaatagagTCCAAGACAAAGACACTATTACTGACATATTTTTACTGCCACCTGTTGCTACACAGAAAAGTTGCCTGGAGAAAAAGAATGGTGGAAGGGAATATATTGTTGTTTCAGTAACGTTAGCGTTTGCATGGGGTTTATGGGGAGATGATGTTgtaagaaattgaaaatataacaagTCTTGTCTTGAAAAAGCTGACAATCTAGCATAAGAACAGAGGTAGATACAGATGAAAGagactttcaaatattttcataagccaataaaaataaatttgcttaATCATGAAATCTTGAAATCTTTGTGCCAGGGTAGAAAAGAATCAGAGATACTTGGATTTTATTTGCTCTGCAATTTTCTGGCCCAGTGACCACAAGTTAATCAGCTACTCACTCGAGGTGACCGCCATCACTCACCTGAAATTCTGCAATTGCTTCCTAACTGTTCCACTTCCACTTTTGCGCGACCCCCAGTCCACTCTCCACCACATAGtcaatgtctttttttaaatgtgaatcaaATCACATCACTTGTATGCTTCCAACTCTCCAATAAGCTACCTATTACTTTTCAACATGGCTTCAAAGGCTCTGTATTATCTGTCCCCTGTACATCTGCTCTGACCACATTTCCTACCATTTTCCTCCCTGCTTACTATAGTAGAACACACTGGCTTCCTTTTTTTGTTCTACAAGGCCATCTACCTCTTTTTTGCCTCTTGGCCTTTGCATGGCTTCAAATTGTCTTGTATAGGTGGTCATCATTCAGACTAAGCTCAAATGTCACATCTTCAGACTTTACTACCACTCCTCACGCTCAATTACACTATCCTGTTCCATTGTCTTCACTGTATCTGAAATTCCCTTACTTATGTATCTGTTCCTTGGTTATTATCTCCTGATTGCCTCAGCAGAAAGTACACTCCGTAACAGAAGTTATCTTGTGTGACTGTGATGCAGCCCAAGGAGGATGAACACAGTAGGGGTCTGGCTCACAGTAGGAGTGCAGTAAGTCAATGCTGAATGATTTAAAGTTATTTAACGTCTCAGACCCTCAAGCTCCTCATCCATAAAGTGGGGTTAATTATGCCTGCTCTTTATTCGAAACAGTCCAATGTTCACTAAATTTTTCTATGCCTCAGGCACTGTGAAAATCACTTTACACGCATATTCTCATTTACTATTATGATTCCCAGTTTACAAGTAAGTCCACCAAGTCTTAGTGAGGTCAAATAACTGGCCTGAGGAGGAACCGGGTATGACTCCAAACCTGCATAACCTCAGAATGTGAGCTCTTCAGCACTTCTACAGCGATCCTAGAAAGATACTCCCTTTCACAAAATGGGCTATATCGTTTGCACCCCTCAGATCCTAGATTGTCCTGTGGGACAACTGCAGAAAGATATTACATTCCCTACGGCTTTTTTTCCCCCGCTATAAATATGCCCATTTCTTTGAATCCTTGCTTAAATGATCCTCATATCCTCATCATTTTCTTCTGAACAAACTTCAGTTTGACAACGTCTCTCCCCCTCAGAACCGGTAACTTTAACTGGACAGGTTGTTAAGGGGTACCGGGGCAGTGGAAGCCGATTCGCAGGGTCTACGAAAATTCGACGTGTAAGTGTTTGAGCGGGCTTTGTTAACACGGGCAGGCTTCCTGCGAGAGGTGATCCCTGAGCCCACTTCTAGGGCAGTAAGGGGCAGCTGGGGCCGTTAGGTCGAGACAAAGAGTGGTGGAGTTTAGGAATATCAGGCAGACAAACCCAAAGGATAATGTGCTTGCACGCGTCGGAGAATAAGGAGTTTTCCTAAAAGTTAGATAGAAGGAAAACGCAAGCTTACCCGTAATCTGGCAACCCGGCCTCCGTAGCCCGAGTGCAAGAGCGGCCACCCGAGGAGCCTGGTAGCCAAGGCAGCGGCGGGCACAACCCAGACATCGCGAGACACTCCAAGGCTCGCGAGATCGGGCATCGGCCCTGACCAGCGGGCGTCTTCTCCGGGCGTATGGGAGGGTTTTGGCGTCCGGGATGGCGGTACGTTGCTCTCTGTGGCTGGCGCGGGAGTCACCCTGGGTCTCTAACCAGGGTCGCGGAGAGGGGAGAACCGTGTCCCCGACCGGGAAGAAGTGGGACACGAGGTGGTGAGAGGGGAGTAAGGCGGCTCGGGACATGGAGGCGCCCAAGCCCGGCCCGGGAGCTGGCGGGGCTGCCGCCGCGGCGGCCGAAGAGCACGAACCCTTTCACGCGCGCGCAGGAGGAGGACTGGCGGCGGCGGAACAAGACGGTCCTCACGTACGTGGCCGCGGCCGCCGTGGGCATGCTGGGGGCGTCCTACGCCGCCGTGCCCCTTTACCGGCTCTACTGCCAGGTAGGGGCCGCAGCTGCCCCTGGACGCGCCGTCTTGGGGGGTCGGAGGTGCAGGACAGACCCGTCTCCACGGTGTCCTGTTGGAGTGATGGCTCAGTGATCGGCCAGAGGGGAAACAGGCCTAAGGCGACTTGTCAAGGTCACCGGAGGAACTAGTGGCAGAGCAACGAGTAGAACCCAACCCTATTCTCTAGTGATCATACTTAAAGCAGCCACACTACACGGTGGAAGTAGCTCATCGCAGGCCCGCCGACTGCACTCAAGTGCCCAGCAACCTGCCTTACCCTCCTGCTTGCTCACACACGTGtccccttttaaaatgtaatttatgtcAACACATTTATTCTGTGAACCACATATGATTTATTTGCAAAGGTTAACCCTGGAGATGGGAGCGCCTGTTACTTGTGCTTACGCTGGGAAtaactttttatccattcatggaGGCGTGAATTAGGTCTTGGAGGCTTTACTCTCCTGTTAATATATAACAGTACTTGCTTACCTTGGGCGTCCTTTTAGACCAGAAACTATActgcagttctcaaagtgtggtccccaggtTCTGGAATTTGAGTCTTAAGTTCTTGGGTCCAACTCCAGaattactgaatcagaaactcggGGACGGGACCCCACAGTCTATTTTAGTAAGTCTCTTAGCTGATTTTGATGCAAATTAATGTTTGAGATACAAACCTCACctatttcatatatattctcCTTAGTTCTTAAGTAGTAGTTTGCTACTTTGGCTGGACTTTAGGATCACTGGTGGAACTTCTTAAGTAAATAAGCCAGGGCTCCCCTCCCCACGAGGTTCTGATTATGAAGTCTGAATAAGGGCCAGagatttctgtttaaaaaacatGCCGCAGGTTAGAGCTGCACATTGGAAAGTGATAGTGGTTCCCAGACtttgttgtaaatggaattatctGCAGAGCTTTAAAAAAGCCTAGTACCCAGGTCACATCCCAAACCGTTTAAATCAAAGTGTCTTGGAATTGGAATctggcattagtaattttttaaaggccTTTCAGGTGATTCCACTGTGCAGCAAAGTTTAGGAATCACTGGTTAATTGCTCTTTTTGCTCTTTCTTGCCACTGTTGTTAATGAATGGCTTACTTCCCCTGTCCTTACGGAGATTATCTTCAATAATGACTAAACAGCATTAGTCAAAAGACCTTTTATTTTCAGTCTCCTAATATCTGCCTGGATGTGGGAAAGTGCAATAGCTTGATTTCTGGAGGATGAGTGCAGAATGTGAATTAGTTTTTATCAGAGGCTATCCCAGACCAAGCATGAGTCCCCAGACTGCCAGCTGGTTGAATCATAAGCAGAACCGAATCTAAAATATCAAGTATAGATCTTCACAAACTACTGGGGGAGAAGGGTCGATTTTATTTTTCAGGGAATATTAatatctgaagacatttttgattgtcccAACCTGGGAGGTGAGCATGGAGGGTgtaagccacagggcataaatctgcaaagaagtaaaaagctaaccttttcaaacaatatggcctctctctcacttaccaactttacatttccctgtatggccccggaagatgactggttagccagacgggtaagattcctcaagggaggaacaacctaagacaggcacagtcgcaggggggccatcaggtgagaaattgggaatcaacagaggtgaggcttagaacctcaccccccgttttgagagaaatctgcatccgtggatgttttgttgcccttgtctagcttggcaacacctgatcatctacatttgccctcttacagcactaaattatgttttctacctttatcttgcatctacctaccacttcagcattttattaaaaataataataataataaagggagaaatgtgggatccacatataaatcaagtataaaaaccaaacgaatattcatatttgacctgattgtttatagttcataatgcgtgatcaaaacaaagtttctgtgatgactgcccttgtactgttcaccatgtaagaatttgttcgttatgcttcagaagattggagactgacgaaaattaggcttggggtggattaatgattgtgctttgagcactgactcccctatacagaattttattgttaacaaccatttgataaataaatatgagagatgccctctcaaaaaaaaaaaaaaagtgggcagaggctCAGGTTGCTCCTACACACCCACCACTGCCCAAGCCCCACCCAAACAAACTATTACCCAACCCAAAATAATGCAAGTCATTagagccaaggttgagaaaccctgctccaGACTCACGTGCATGACAgtattttgtgcatgtgtgtgcgcaaGTGCAGAGCAGGAAAGTAAAGACAATTGTTGTGTAATTCTATACATAAACCAAGTTGAATATTAAATCGTGACCTTTTTCAAAAGAGCATCTCTTTAACTTTTGGAATCACAGAAGTGATTATTATAAACTATTTAATAAAGTGACCACATTTTATGAGTATAGGAAGTGGAGtccaaagaaaattatttatttagttcttggAGTTAGTGACAGAACTAGACTAGAACCCTGGACATATACTCAGTACCcttttctattcttaatttcCCTAATCAAAATTTACAAAGTTGAAGAATTTGTATTCAAAAACTACCTGCCAGAAAGAATACATTAAATAATCTTCTTTCAAATGACTCAAATTCTTCAGGAAATGTGTTATACcttaaaatttaaacatatagCCCTCTTGGCCAGAACATACTTATCTATTAAACAAGAATAAAGGCTTGCCTTCTGAAGCATCTTTTAGGATTGTAATTCTATAATGTTGAATGACACTTGGGTGAAGTTAGTTTATTTGTGTAACAAGTGGAAACTAGTATTACTATATTTTGTTGGGAGTCTTTCCCTAGTCTCaaatttggtatttttttcctaGTATAGTAACAGATTAATTACCTGGAGACCAGAATTCTGGCAACCCTCAAGCATCAGAAGAATGATGACCCTGAagtaaggaatttttttaaaacatctctGATGATAAGGAGATAATTAATGGCAATGAAGATAGGCAAGACTTGTCAGACCCAAATTGTCTCAATGATTTATGATTAGTTGATACAGTGGCCAAAGGGATCAGGTTCTCTGATTGATACTTATAAAAACTGTACTACATGAAGAAGtgtaagaaaaatattacaaaaacatTTACCAACATGGGAAAATACTTAAGATGCTTCAGAAAAGCAGAGTATGGAAATGAAACTACAAACTAGTCTGTACTATAGAAGTTATAATATGGAAAAAGACCATACAGGAATGTGGAACTAAAGAGATTCATTGAAATGTCAGGGTTATGGGTAATTTCTATTAATGAATAATAGTTGATATAAAGCACAAGCAATAAAGGAAAGTAGGTTTAACAAGAAGTTATGCTAAAAATTCTGAGTGTATTATCAGTGAAGAGTCTTTTTCCCAAATGACTCATTTTGACTATGCCAGATAACCAAGTGATTATTGAAAAGATATGAATGGTTAACAAGTATGGGCCTTTGATACCCTAACAAGTGGTCCAACTATATACATTCATAGAAAACGGTCAGTGAAAGTATATAAACTTGGCTTCTACTAGATTCTCAAAGTTGTTTCAGATAAAAATTGTTATCTAATAAATACATCAGCAGCACCTAACAATTTTAACATATTAtactttaatatctttttttagACTACTGGACTTGGAGGATCAGCAGTAGCAGGTCATTCATCAGACCAGATTGAAAACATGGTGCCTGTTAAGGATCGCATCATTAAAGTCACCTTCAATGCAGATGTGCACGCAAGTCTCCAGTGGAACTTCAGACCTCAGCAAACAGAAATATATGTAAGTGACTAAATTAGTTATTAAGTTATTCTTTTTATCACTTAAATGGTTTCACAATTTAGGAGTTATCTAAACTTAGTTTCAAAATACTGACAGACTTCCAATATTGCAGTTCTCTTTTTCTCAGACTACTTTTTGATGGTGCCCATTACCTAATGTAAGTGTAAACTACACAGCTCTAAAATAAAAGTCAGTTTGGAACAATGGAAAATATCACCTGTCTTTATTAGACTCATATGAAGAGTTCACTAAGTTCTTTGGTCACTGATCTTGAGAGTAGGAGCAGCTGTCATGCTATGTAGTTGACGTTTCTTCAGGTACAGATGGTAAGAGGAAAAAAGCTGAAATTCATTGGTTAcagtgattttgatttacatCAGAAATATCCCTGtcccttcaaaaaaaaattgagaatctTTTAATCATACTAAATAGTCATGTGCTACTTCAGAAAGAGTATATCTTAAAGGTTTCCTAGAGGTTTTAACTGAAATTATCCCATGAACAGAGGCACAGCCAAAAAAGCTTAACTATAACCCTTATTGGAAAATCCTTACAAATATTAGTGTTTCCCCAGGTTAGTGAACTAGGACTGAATCTCTTCAGTGATTGAGGGTTTTATAGGTCatgattttgaatattaattacaATCACATAGTAGCATACAAGGTATTAGTGGCTGAACTGGTACAAGTGACAGTATCCTttagaaactaatttttttaaagctttgtaatttttttcagcGGTTATTCTCTCAAAGTATTAGTGCTTTTTGCTTACATAATTCTATTCAGTTAGAGTTTTACTCTGGTTGTAAGGCCAAGTTTAATATCAGTaaccttttaaaaagaatctgtaGTCAGTAATGACATTCAGGTATAAGTGTTGAGAAGTTAGACTAGGGTTGTAATAGGCATGGCTTGTCCTTGGACACATTTTAAGTAACTTAATTTGCAGATTATTGCTTGAAGACTTCAGATATATGAGAGGACAATCCATAACTGATTATATGAGTAGAGCACTGGTACTTCATGGACACAGACACATGCAAGTAAAATCTGACAATCAAATATTCAGGGTACTAGTCACATTTATTTTGCTGACCC of Manis javanica isolate MJ-LG chromosome 4, MJ_LKY, whole genome shotgun sequence contains these proteins:
- the COX11 gene encoding cytochrome c oxidase assembly protein COX11, mitochondrial, whose protein sequence is MGGFWRPGWRYVALCGWRGSHPGSLTRVAERGEPCPRPGRSGTRGGERGVRRLGTWRRPSPARELAGLPPRRPKSTNPFTRAQEEDWRRRNKTVLTYVAAAAVGMLGASYAAVPLYRLYCQTTGLGGSAVAGHSSDQIENMVPVKDRIIKVTFNADVHASLQWNFRPQQTEIYVVPGETALAFYKAKNPTDKPVIGISTYNVVPFEAGQYFNKIQCFCFEEQRLNPQEEVDMPVFFYIDPEFAEDPRMVNVDLITLSYTFFEAKEGYKLPVPGYN